Proteins co-encoded in one Nicotiana sylvestris chromosome 7, ASM39365v2, whole genome shotgun sequence genomic window:
- the LOC138872958 gene encoding uncharacterized protein yields the protein MYHDLKEVYWWNNMKRDVVNFVAKCPNCQQVKAKHQGPGGLLQSIEILMRKWEMIDMDFVMAPFEALYGRRCRYPIWWFEVGEAEPLGSNLVHHAMEKVKVIQERMKTTQSRQKSYTDVHRRELEFQVDDWVFLKVSPIKGVIRFEKKGKLSPRTIEVNEELSYEEIPVAILDRQVRKLRTKEIASVKVLWWN from the exons atgtatcatgatctcaaagaagtttattggtggaataacatgaaaagaGATGTGGTGAACTTTGTGGCAAAGTgtccgaactgtcagcaagtgaaggctaAACATCAAGGGCCTGGAGGATTGttacaaagcatagaaattctaatgcggaaatgggaaatgatcgatatggattttgtg ATGGccccatttgaggcattgtatggaAGGAGGTGTAGATATCCGATTTGGTGGTTCGAGGTTGGTGAAGCAGAACCGTTAGGGTCGAATCTTGTGCATCATGCTATGGAAAAAGTTAAAGTCATTCAGGAGAGGATGAAAACTActcagagtcgtcagaaatcTTATACAGACGTGCATCGAAGAGAATTGGAATTCCAAGTAGATGATTGGGTGTTCTTGAAAGTATCTCCCATAAAGGGAGTCATACGATTCGAGAAGAAAGGGAAgttaagtccgag aactattgaggttaatgaagaactatcttatgaagaaattccagttgccattcttgataggcaagtccggaaattgagaactaaggaaattgcctctgtaaaagtgttatggtggAACTAG